One part of the Augochlora pura isolate Apur16 chromosome 3, APUR_v2.2.1, whole genome shotgun sequence genome encodes these proteins:
- the Hps1 gene encoding Hermansky-Pudlak syndrome 1 protein isoform X2: MKGILIFDHLNDILFTKCNKKFAIHVHKLARMQGLISENKDLQDTSDMDLKLNPNIIMQLFSPIVTSQHVMASQFGNSYTSMKCQDGTNMVFDEFMGYTFIYISLEEVELMKRCLGVCVAIIRHVCGPDVGILKISRQKVCLVSSLLDAWVHLRNCEQSMLTEAIEQLSINTDLGVSILKVLHDACDKLKTQSEFSNVHILILVEQKFLSLYSSKNAHDLYASDILMMMLMCWVVNLRRKSGYQYGQYSSTDDGQCDILLPDNSSSKEEQIAFGVKLANPTSEDITNLFRGSRDSSINEGLHSLMDDDLYSNILLLGSEHDYIANAVHIFELADGINLVMIAEVTNLATSSGLYDSFHYLNIINGLQLQRDIDELRPAFENFDVAMKKALDGIKKNRANVSNDVDMCQRRLQVKWEFVRKKYMDLLKSRDPESVLQIESNTSGFTDNLKELYRLTCFDKNFLKQGIDVLTTVGRLVRQKLNDFSDFLKVKALKNFTLGSSLTINKYLEEFPGLVHFIYIDRTTHRLTAPTLDFTNPETLTLTTKKIWNMVKQSRMHLEEGHLSVMWKDTTFNYAYFLWFEDSSGSPLKCKVYLNHVMKNFPVPGIFCGDYYRKLAETCFPKLSANKIRIYELYCVHLGLATSSCVLEHSRRLAATIWEVTGVPNNPADIL; this comes from the exons atgaaggggattttaatattcgacCATCTCAACGATATACTTTTTACGAAGTGCAATAAAAAGTTTGCGATTCATGTACATAAATTAGCTAGAATGCAGGGATTAATTTCTGAGAATAAG GACTTGCAGGATACAAGTGACATGGACTTAAAACTCAATCCAAATATCATAATGCAATTGTTTTCACCTATTGTCACATCTCAGCATGTAATGGCTTCCCAATTTGGTAATTCTTATACCTCGATGAAATGTCAGGATGGGACAAATATGGTATTTGATGAATTTATGGGATACActtttatctatatttctttGGAAGAAGTAGAGTTGATGAAGAGATGTTTAGGTGTTTGTGTAGCTATCATTAGACATGTCTGTGGACCAGATGTTGGAAT atTGAAGATAAGCAGACAAAAGGTATGCTTAGTGTCTTCCTTGTTAGATGCATGGGTACATTTGAGAAATTGCGAGCAAAGTATGCTAACAGAAGCAATAGAACAATTATCAATAAACACTGACTTAGGTGTATCTATATTGAAAGTATTACACGATGCCTGTGACAAATTAAAGACACAATCTGAATTCTCTAATGTTCATATCTTGATACTGGTGGAACAAAAGTTTCTATCTTTATATTCGAGTAAAAATGCTCACGACTTATATGCTTCTGACATATTGATGATGATGCTTATGTGTTGGGTGGTAAATCTAAGAAGGAAAAGTGGTTATCAATATGGACAGTACAGCAGCACAGATGATGGCCAGTGTGATATTCTTTTACCTGATAATAGTTCTTCCAAAGAAGAACAAATTGCTTTCGGTGTAAAGCTTGCAAATCCTACTTCGGAAGATATTACAAACTTATTCA GAGGGTCGAGAGATTCTTCCATTAACGAAGGTTTACATTCTTTAATGGATGACGACTTGTACAGCAATATACTTCTGCTTGGATCAGAACACGATTACATCGCTAATGCAGTTCACATTTTTGAACTAGCCGATGGCATTAATCTTGTCATGATAGCGGAAGTAACAAATTTGGCTACATCATCCGGTTTATACGATAGTTTTCATTacctaaatattataaacggTTTGCAACTTCAAAGAGACATTGACGAGCTAAGACCGgcgtttgaaaattttgacGTAGCGATGAAGAAAGCGTTAGATGGAATCAAGAAGAACAGAGCCAATGTTAGCAACGACGTTGACATGTGTCAGAGAAGATTGCAAGTTAAGTGGGAGTTCGttaggaaaaaatatatggaTCTCTTGAAATCTAGAGATCCGGAATCTGTTCTTCAGATCGAATCAAATACATCTGGATTTAcagataatttaaaagaattatacagATTAACGTGCTTCGATAAAAACTTCTTAAAGCAAGGCATTGACGTGCTTACAACTGTAGGCAGGCTCGTTCGTCaaaaattgaacgattttAGCGACTTCCTAAAAGTGAAAGCACTAAAGAACTTCACACTTGGATC TTCCCTAACCATCAATAAATATCTAGAAGAGTTTCCAGGCCTTGTGCATTTCATATACATAGACAGAACCACGCATCGATTAACAGCCCCGACGTTAGACTTTACCAATCCAGAAACTCTCACTCTTACAACAAAGaag ATCTGGAACATGGTGAAACAAAGTAGAATGCATTTAGAAGAAGGACACTTGTCGGTCATGTGGAAAGATACAACATTCAATTATGCTTACTTTTTATGGTTCGAGGACAGTTCT GGATCACCATTAAAGTGTAAAGTTTACTTGAATCacgtaatgaaaaattttccaGTGCCGGGTATATTTTGCGGAGATTATTACAG aaaattagcTGAGACATGCTTTCCTAAATTATCCGCGAATAAAATCAGGATTTACGAACTTTACTGCGTCCATCTCGGCTTGGCAACGTCATCGTGCGTTTTAGAACATTCCAGGAGACTTGCGGCTACGATATGGGAAGTAACAGGTGTCCCGAATAATCCTGCCGACATACTTTAA
- the LOC144468031 gene encoding STAM-binding protein-like A isoform X2, translating into MNKERVETKTVKHPILKDVDISDPHGRLKAIADCASAVEIDPDTPPQRYYRSGVQMIRYADMSMKDNNLRHAYHLYVKFITIFVEKIRNHPQFHEVPVKVKQLNQQKLREVMTKAEELKKQLLEQFKAEYERYLEEVREREKIARERLKQEEQEKLRGEEERKNKLATLAVARAEKALSTSVVTPEENKLKKVPSIIPKPLISPSSDIVAQTSKDKRTPTIDRSTKPSVLMSDNHTLRDIVLPTKLMHNFLKLAYTNTMNNKETCGILAGKLERNKLLVTHLLIPEQIGSPDSCLTHNEEDIFDYQDQHNLITLGWIHTHPTQTAFLSSVDLHTHCSYQLMMAEAIAIVCAPKYDETGFFILTPEYGLDFIANCRETGFHPHPAEPPLYTKAKHCKLDATAMIEVVDLRRK; encoded by the exons atgaataaagaaagGGTGGAGACTAAAACTGTCAAACATCCTATTTTAAAGGATGTTGACATATCGGATCCACATGGACGATTAAAAGCTATAGCAGACTGTGCCTCGGCTGTAGAAATAGATCCTGATACTCCACCACAAAG ATATTATCGTTCGGGTGTGCAGATGATCAGATATGCAGACATGAGTATGAAGGATAATAATCTTCGACACGCATATCATTTATATGTGAAATTTATAAC GATATTTGTggagaaaataagaaatcatCCGCAATTTCATGAGGTCCCAGTGAAAGTTAAACAGCTGAATCAACAAAAATTACGCGAAGTCATGACCAAGGCTGAGGAATTAAAAAAGCaattattagaacaatttaaGGCAGAATATGAGAGATATTTAGAAGAAgtaagagagagggaaaagaTCGCGAGAGAGAGGTTGAAACAGGAGGAACAAGAAAA ATTGCGgggggaggaagagaggaagaacaAACTGGCTACGTTAGCAGTTGCTAGAGCAGAAAAAGCTTTGAGCACTAGTGTTGTGACTCCTGAGGAAAACAAGTTGAAAAAAGTTCCTAGTATTATACCTAAACCACTGATAAGCCCATCTTCTGATATAGTTGCACAGACATCTAAAGACAA AAGGACACCAACTATAGATCGTTCAACAAAACCGTCTGTGCTTATGAGCGACAATCATACTTTACGGGACATAGTGTTGCCGACGAAATTAATGCATAATTTTCTCAAGTTGGCTTATACTAATACAATGAACAATAAAGAAACCTGTGGTATTTTAGCAGGCaaattagaaagaaataaattgttagtcACTCATCTACTAATTCCCGAACAAATTGGGTCTCCGGATTCTTGTTTAACACATAATGAGGAAGACATATTCGATTACCAGGATCAACATAACTTAATCACTCTTGGTTGGATACAT ACACATCCTACACAAACTGCGTTTCTATCTAGTGTCGATCTCCATACTCATTGTTCATACCAACTTATGATGGCAGAAGCAATTGCAATTGTCTGTGCTCCGAAATACGACGa gacgggattttttattttaactccAGAGTATGGATTagattttattgcaaattgtAGAGAAACAGGATTTCATCCGCATCCAGCCGAACCACCGCTGTACACg AAAGCAAAACATTGCAAATTAGATGCAACAGCGATGATAGAAGTAGTAGACTTGAGAAGAAAATGA
- the LOC144468031 gene encoding STAM-binding protein-like A isoform X3 produces the protein MNKERVETKTVKHPILKDVDISDPHGRLKAIADCASAVEIDPDTPPQRYYRSGVQMIRYADMSMKDNNLRHAYHLYVKFITIFVEKIRNHPQFHEVPVKVKQLNQQKLREVMTKAEELKKQLLEQFKAEYERYLEEVREREKIARERLKQEEQEKLRGEEERKNKLATLAVARAEKALSTSVVTPEENKLKKVPSIIPKPLISPSSDIVAQTSKDKTPTIDRSTKPSVLMSDNHTLRDIVLPTKLMHNFLKLAYTNTMNNKETCGILAGKLERNKLLVTHLLIPEQIGSPDSCLTHNEEDIFDYQDQHNLITLGWIHTHPTQTAFLSSVDLHTHCSYQLMMAEAIAIVCAPKYDETGFFILTPEYGLDFIANCRETGFHPHPAEPPLYTKAKHCKLDATAMIEVVDLRRK, from the exons atgaataaagaaagGGTGGAGACTAAAACTGTCAAACATCCTATTTTAAAGGATGTTGACATATCGGATCCACATGGACGATTAAAAGCTATAGCAGACTGTGCCTCGGCTGTAGAAATAGATCCTGATACTCCACCACAAAG ATATTATCGTTCGGGTGTGCAGATGATCAGATATGCAGACATGAGTATGAAGGATAATAATCTTCGACACGCATATCATTTATATGTGAAATTTATAAC GATATTTGTggagaaaataagaaatcatCCGCAATTTCATGAGGTCCCAGTGAAAGTTAAACAGCTGAATCAACAAAAATTACGCGAAGTCATGACCAAGGCTGAGGAATTAAAAAAGCaattattagaacaatttaaGGCAGAATATGAGAGATATTTAGAAGAAgtaagagagagggaaaagaTCGCGAGAGAGAGGTTGAAACAGGAGGAACAAGAAAA ATTGCGgggggaggaagagaggaagaacaAACTGGCTACGTTAGCAGTTGCTAGAGCAGAAAAAGCTTTGAGCACTAGTGTTGTGACTCCTGAGGAAAACAAGTTGAAAAAAGTTCCTAGTATTATACCTAAACCACTGATAAGCCCATCTTCTGATATAGTTGCACAGACATCTAAAGACAA GACACCAACTATAGATCGTTCAACAAAACCGTCTGTGCTTATGAGCGACAATCATACTTTACGGGACATAGTGTTGCCGACGAAATTAATGCATAATTTTCTCAAGTTGGCTTATACTAATACAATGAACAATAAAGAAACCTGTGGTATTTTAGCAGGCaaattagaaagaaataaattgttagtcACTCATCTACTAATTCCCGAACAAATTGGGTCTCCGGATTCTTGTTTAACACATAATGAGGAAGACATATTCGATTACCAGGATCAACATAACTTAATCACTCTTGGTTGGATACAT ACACATCCTACACAAACTGCGTTTCTATCTAGTGTCGATCTCCATACTCATTGTTCATACCAACTTATGATGGCAGAAGCAATTGCAATTGTCTGTGCTCCGAAATACGACGa gacgggattttttattttaactccAGAGTATGGATTagattttattgcaaattgtAGAGAAACAGGATTTCATCCGCATCCAGCCGAACCACCGCTGTACACg AAAGCAAAACATTGCAAATTAGATGCAACAGCGATGATAGAAGTAGTAGACTTGAGAAGAAAATGA
- the Ercc1 gene encoding DNA excision repair protein Ercc1, translating into METNNEKNGKDDGASPTKRTKVESSFGAAFNNLKKSEFYDAAVPGTSKEAPKESLNFSTLLVSTKQKGNPLLKAIDNVPWEYADIVPDYVMSKSTCALFLSIRYHQLNPDYIHTRLKALGNMYNLRILLVQVDVADPHHALKHLTRMCILANLTLMLAWNAENAGKMIEIYKRFENKPPDAIMEKSDTAPYQKLVNALTTIRSVNKTDATTLLSTFGTLSELINAEPNMLALCPGVGLQKAQRIHKILHEPFLRS; encoded by the exons ATGGAAACTAATAATGAGAAAAATGGAAAGGATGATGGTGCTTCTCCCACTAAACGGACAAAAGTTGAATCTTCCTTTGGag CTGCATTTAATAATCTAAAGAAGTCAGAATTTTATGATGCAGCAGTACCAGGAACTTCGAAAGAAGCTCCTAAGGAATCATTAAACTTTAGTACACTTTTAGTCAGCACGAAACAG aaaggAAATCCATTGTTGAAAGCTATAGATAATGTCCCATGGGAATATGCTGATATCGTACCAGACTATGTAATGAGTAAAAGTACTTGCGCATTGTTTCTATCAATACGATATCATCAGCTTAATCCAGATTATATCCATACAAGACTGAAAGCTTTAGGAAACATGTACAATCTTCGAATTCTCTTAGTTCAG GTTGATGTAGCAGATCCCCATCATGCCCTGAAACATCTAACAAGAATGTGTATACTTGCGAATTTGACACTGATGTTAGCATGGAATGCAGAAAATGCTGGTAAAATGATCGAAATCTATAAAAGGTTTGAGAACAAACCACCAGATGCAATTATGGAAAAGAGTGATACAGCACCTTATCAAAAG ttgGTCAATGCCTTGACCACAATACGTTCAGTGAATAAAACTGATGCTACAACTCTTCTATCAACTTTTGGAACATTAAGTGAACTGATAAATGCAGAGCCAAACATGTTAGCTCTCTGTCCTGGTGTTGGATTACAGAAAGCACAAAGAATACACAAGATCTTACATGAACCATTCTTACGTTCATAA
- the LOC144468031 gene encoding STAM-binding protein-like A isoform X1 has translation MNKERVETKTVKHPILKDVDISDPHGRLKAIADCASAVEIDPDTPPQRYYRSGVQMIRYADMSMKDNNLRHAYHLYVKFITIFVEKIRNHPQFHEVPVKVKQLNQQKLREVMTKAEELKKQLLEQFKAEYERYLEEVREREKIARERLKQEEQEKLRGEEERKNKLATLAVARAEKALSTSVVTPEENKLKKVPSIIPKPLISPSSDIVAQTSKDKFFRRTPTIDRSTKPSVLMSDNHTLRDIVLPTKLMHNFLKLAYTNTMNNKETCGILAGKLERNKLLVTHLLIPEQIGSPDSCLTHNEEDIFDYQDQHNLITLGWIHTHPTQTAFLSSVDLHTHCSYQLMMAEAIAIVCAPKYDETGFFILTPEYGLDFIANCRETGFHPHPAEPPLYTKAKHCKLDATAMIEVVDLRRK, from the exons atgaataaagaaagGGTGGAGACTAAAACTGTCAAACATCCTATTTTAAAGGATGTTGACATATCGGATCCACATGGACGATTAAAAGCTATAGCAGACTGTGCCTCGGCTGTAGAAATAGATCCTGATACTCCACCACAAAG ATATTATCGTTCGGGTGTGCAGATGATCAGATATGCAGACATGAGTATGAAGGATAATAATCTTCGACACGCATATCATTTATATGTGAAATTTATAAC GATATTTGTggagaaaataagaaatcatCCGCAATTTCATGAGGTCCCAGTGAAAGTTAAACAGCTGAATCAACAAAAATTACGCGAAGTCATGACCAAGGCTGAGGAATTAAAAAAGCaattattagaacaatttaaGGCAGAATATGAGAGATATTTAGAAGAAgtaagagagagggaaaagaTCGCGAGAGAGAGGTTGAAACAGGAGGAACAAGAAAA ATTGCGgggggaggaagagaggaagaacaAACTGGCTACGTTAGCAGTTGCTAGAGCAGAAAAAGCTTTGAGCACTAGTGTTGTGACTCCTGAGGAAAACAAGTTGAAAAAAGTTCCTAGTATTATACCTAAACCACTGATAAGCCCATCTTCTGATATAGTTGCACAGACATCTAAAGACAA ATTTTTCAGAAGGACACCAACTATAGATCGTTCAACAAAACCGTCTGTGCTTATGAGCGACAATCATACTTTACGGGACATAGTGTTGCCGACGAAATTAATGCATAATTTTCTCAAGTTGGCTTATACTAATACAATGAACAATAAAGAAACCTGTGGTATTTTAGCAGGCaaattagaaagaaataaattgttagtcACTCATCTACTAATTCCCGAACAAATTGGGTCTCCGGATTCTTGTTTAACACATAATGAGGAAGACATATTCGATTACCAGGATCAACATAACTTAATCACTCTTGGTTGGATACAT ACACATCCTACACAAACTGCGTTTCTATCTAGTGTCGATCTCCATACTCATTGTTCATACCAACTTATGATGGCAGAAGCAATTGCAATTGTCTGTGCTCCGAAATACGACGa gacgggattttttattttaactccAGAGTATGGATTagattttattgcaaattgtAGAGAAACAGGATTTCATCCGCATCCAGCCGAACCACCGCTGTACACg AAAGCAAAACATTGCAAATTAGATGCAACAGCGATGATAGAAGTAGTAGACTTGAGAAGAAAATGA
- the Hps1 gene encoding Hermansky-Pudlak syndrome 1 protein isoform X1 translates to MKGILIFDHLNDILFTKCNKKFAIHVHKLARMQGLISENKDLQDTSDMDLKLNPNIIMQLFSPIVTSQHVMASQFGNSYTSMKCQDGTNMVFDEFMGYTFIYISLEEVELMKRCLGVCVAIIRHVCGPDVGILKISRQKVCLVSSLLDAWVHLRNCEQSMLTEAIEQLSINTDLGVSILKVLHDACDKLKTQSEFSNVHILILVEQKFLSLYSSKNAHDLYASDILMMMLMCWVVNLRRKSGYQYGQYSSTDDGQCDILLPDNSSSKEEQIAFGVKLANPTSEDITNLFRGSRDSSINEGLHSLMDDDLYSNILLLGSEHDYIANAVHIFELADGINLVMIAEVTNLATSSGLYDSFHYLNIINGLQLQRDIDELRPAFENFDVAMKKALDGIKKNRANVSNDVDMCQRRLQVKWEFVRKKYMDLLKSRDPESVLQIESNTSGFTDNLKELYRLTCFDKNFLKQGIDVLTTVGRLVRQKLNDFSDFLKVKALKNFTLGSRTSLTINKYLEEFPGLVHFIYIDRTTHRLTAPTLDFTNPETLTLTTKKIWNMVKQSRMHLEEGHLSVMWKDTTFNYAYFLWFEDSSGSPLKCKVYLNHVMKNFPVPGIFCGDYYRKLAETCFPKLSANKIRIYELYCVHLGLATSSCVLEHSRRLAATIWEVTGVPNNPADIL, encoded by the exons atgaaggggattttaatattcgacCATCTCAACGATATACTTTTTACGAAGTGCAATAAAAAGTTTGCGATTCATGTACATAAATTAGCTAGAATGCAGGGATTAATTTCTGAGAATAAG GACTTGCAGGATACAAGTGACATGGACTTAAAACTCAATCCAAATATCATAATGCAATTGTTTTCACCTATTGTCACATCTCAGCATGTAATGGCTTCCCAATTTGGTAATTCTTATACCTCGATGAAATGTCAGGATGGGACAAATATGGTATTTGATGAATTTATGGGATACActtttatctatatttctttGGAAGAAGTAGAGTTGATGAAGAGATGTTTAGGTGTTTGTGTAGCTATCATTAGACATGTCTGTGGACCAGATGTTGGAAT atTGAAGATAAGCAGACAAAAGGTATGCTTAGTGTCTTCCTTGTTAGATGCATGGGTACATTTGAGAAATTGCGAGCAAAGTATGCTAACAGAAGCAATAGAACAATTATCAATAAACACTGACTTAGGTGTATCTATATTGAAAGTATTACACGATGCCTGTGACAAATTAAAGACACAATCTGAATTCTCTAATGTTCATATCTTGATACTGGTGGAACAAAAGTTTCTATCTTTATATTCGAGTAAAAATGCTCACGACTTATATGCTTCTGACATATTGATGATGATGCTTATGTGTTGGGTGGTAAATCTAAGAAGGAAAAGTGGTTATCAATATGGACAGTACAGCAGCACAGATGATGGCCAGTGTGATATTCTTTTACCTGATAATAGTTCTTCCAAAGAAGAACAAATTGCTTTCGGTGTAAAGCTTGCAAATCCTACTTCGGAAGATATTACAAACTTATTCA GAGGGTCGAGAGATTCTTCCATTAACGAAGGTTTACATTCTTTAATGGATGACGACTTGTACAGCAATATACTTCTGCTTGGATCAGAACACGATTACATCGCTAATGCAGTTCACATTTTTGAACTAGCCGATGGCATTAATCTTGTCATGATAGCGGAAGTAACAAATTTGGCTACATCATCCGGTTTATACGATAGTTTTCATTacctaaatattataaacggTTTGCAACTTCAAAGAGACATTGACGAGCTAAGACCGgcgtttgaaaattttgacGTAGCGATGAAGAAAGCGTTAGATGGAATCAAGAAGAACAGAGCCAATGTTAGCAACGACGTTGACATGTGTCAGAGAAGATTGCAAGTTAAGTGGGAGTTCGttaggaaaaaatatatggaTCTCTTGAAATCTAGAGATCCGGAATCTGTTCTTCAGATCGAATCAAATACATCTGGATTTAcagataatttaaaagaattatacagATTAACGTGCTTCGATAAAAACTTCTTAAAGCAAGGCATTGACGTGCTTACAACTGTAGGCAGGCTCGTTCGTCaaaaattgaacgattttAGCGACTTCCTAAAAGTGAAAGCACTAAAGAACTTCACACTTGGATC GAGAACTTCCCTAACCATCAATAAATATCTAGAAGAGTTTCCAGGCCTTGTGCATTTCATATACATAGACAGAACCACGCATCGATTAACAGCCCCGACGTTAGACTTTACCAATCCAGAAACTCTCACTCTTACAACAAAGaag ATCTGGAACATGGTGAAACAAAGTAGAATGCATTTAGAAGAAGGACACTTGTCGGTCATGTGGAAAGATACAACATTCAATTATGCTTACTTTTTATGGTTCGAGGACAGTTCT GGATCACCATTAAAGTGTAAAGTTTACTTGAATCacgtaatgaaaaattttccaGTGCCGGGTATATTTTGCGGAGATTATTACAG aaaattagcTGAGACATGCTTTCCTAAATTATCCGCGAATAAAATCAGGATTTACGAACTTTACTGCGTCCATCTCGGCTTGGCAACGTCATCGTGCGTTTTAGAACATTCCAGGAGACTTGCGGCTACGATATGGGAAGTAACAGGTGTCCCGAATAATCCTGCCGACATACTTTAA